The sequence AATGTCCAACGTTATTAAGTTTGATTAATTCGGCGTTATGAGCAGAATTAACAAAATTTTGCGCTATGTCGATTGATAACCAAGGGTCAATCATCCCCCATTGCACTAAAATTGGTTTTTGCCATTCTTTAAACCCAGATGCAATTTCGCTCATGGCTGGTTCAAGTTGTAAATTGCGAATAGTTGCTAACAGAGCGCGTCCGGGTGCAGAACTTTTTAAAAATGGTTTACGGTAAACATCTAAATCTCGATCCTCGATGCGAAAACGGCTACCACCTTCTAGGGTGCGGTCAACTAAAAGCGGGTCTTGAGTCATCATTTCTCCTGCTAGAGGTAGACCCATTTGTTTAATTTTCCAAGGTAATTTAGCCTCTGGTGAAACTGGAGTATTCAAAATAACGAGATTAGCAATTTTTTCTGGATGACGCAAAGCATATTGTAATCCTACGGAACCTAAAAAACCTTGCACAACTAAAGAAAATCGTTCAATTTCGATGGCTTGAATAAATGCTTCTAAAGCTGTAATAAAGGCATCGGGGGTATAAGCAAAATCTCTTTTTTCTGGTGTAGCAGAAAAGCCATAACCAATCCAATCTGGGGCGATCGCTCTTGTACCTTGGTTAGCTAAAGCTGGTAAAATATGACGCCAACTATAACTTTGCGAAACTATCCCATGCAGCAATAACACAGGTAATAAATCAGTTTGACCAGCAGGTGAAGATTGGCGATAAAACCATTCTAAAGAATCTACTTTTATTTTATGTTCTGTTAACGACACGCTATTTTCCTAATTTGAAAAAAACTTGAGTAATTGTGATTTATGATTGCAAACTGCTAGAAGTAATCATCTCACGAATTGCATAAGCTGTGGCGGGTGCTAACAAAACGCCGTTGCGATAGTGTCCCGTGGCGAGGAGGACATTATTAAACCCTGGTAACTTTTCTATAATTGGTGCTGGGCGCCCTTCGGGACGGGGACGTAAACCCGACCAAGTGCGGACGATATTTGCTTGTGCTAATTCTGGACAAAAGGCGATCGCTTGTTGTCTGACAGATACCAATAATTGATCATTGGGTAGGATCTCATTTCCATCATTGGGAAACTCGACCGTCGCACCCAACCAATAATCACCGCCACCCACCGGTACAATATGAACATCATTACCAGTAATCGCTGGTTGGAAATTAGGATTTCCCAACACGTGACCTAAGCGGACTTGTAACGCTTGTCCTAACACCGGACGGATATCAATCATCTGCTTAAATTCTGCGGTCAGCGGTGTTGAACCTAACCCCGCTGCAACTATAAACCAATCTGCAGTAATTTTTCCTGCTGTCGTCTCGACTGCATCACATTTTGTGGGTTCGTCATCAGTTTTTGGCGCTGGTTTCAACACTGTGACGCCAAATTTAAAAGTCACGCCGTGATGTTGCGCTGCTGCAACTAAAGCTAAGGTTAAAGCTGTAGGATTGAGTTGGCGGTCTTGAGGAGAATAGACAGCGCCGATTATTTTGGGATTATCTACCTGTGGACAGATGCTTTTGAGTTTATCATTGTCCCAAATTTCTAACTCCCAACCTTGAGAGTGGCGAATTGACTGGAGACTTTGCCATTTTGCGAAATTTTCTTCTTCGCTGCAAAGACTGAGAATTCCTTGGCGATTGTAAGGGATTTTTTGCTTGGTGATAGCTTCTAACTCTGGAATTAAGGTTTCATAGCGTTGTATACTAGTTTCTCGCCATCGCCAAGCCTTACCCTGAATTTTTTGACTAACTACACCCACCAATACACCCAACGCCGCACCTGTAGAGGCTTGTGCTGGTGGTTGACAATCAAAAACGGTGATGTTGATACCTTTAACTAGACTAAGTTCATAGGCGATCGCCGCCCCAATTACACCGCAACCGATGATCACTACGTTCATAATCTTTTTTGGGATCAGGTGAGGGAGATGGGGAGTCAGCGTCAAAATCAATATTCTTCCTCATCGCCCTCATCTCCCTACACTGATCTTAAACCTCTCCTAACTCGTCTTAGGCAGCAGTTCGATGAATTTGTCAATGTCTGCGAAAGCAGCTTCGTAATTACTCAAAGCTAGTTGAGTGTTACGAGTTCTCGCGGCTTGATCGATTTTAATCAGGTGTTTGGACAAATCCCGCGTTATTTGGCGTGCGGTGGGTTGTACCTTGGGTAAGAGGTTAGGAGTGATGTAGGTGAAGTTCAGTTTCGCCTCTGTGATGGGGCCGTGGATGAAGTTCTCCACATTGATCCAATCTTGCTTGTCGATCCATTTTTGCAGTTCTTGTGAGCGATCGCGCACAGCTTGAATATCAGGAGCGTATTCCTGAATTTTTTCTAGTTGTGCTGCTGTGTAAGTGGGAGGTGCAACTGCGACACTAGGCCCACCACAACTGATCAAGAATGTCGCCAAGATTACTAATATTAAAGAAAAAACAGAGCGTTGACGCGCCATACAAGGAGATATTTTGCTGTTTGTTTGCCGACTAACAGTGTCATTTTAGATCGTCAGCGTAATTTATCGTTCTTAACAACAAAGGATTTTACGGAAATTTTTGCAAAAATGACGCGATTCAAGCTGATCCTAGCGAAAATTTAAGTATAATTACTCAATATAATATCTAACACCTTGCAAAAACCTCCAGTAAGCAGTTTTTGTCAGCTTTGAGTAAAAATAATTGTTAAGCAAGGGTGATTGAGAGTTCCTGAACAAAAAGGTATTCATAATTTGCAAGATCCGTAATCAGCCTTTTGGTGGTTTTTCTGTATTGATATTTTCTACATCCTAGGAGTGTTTTTTCGTGAATGCATCTGAACAAGCAACTAACCTTGAATTCGCCAGCAAAATCGCTACAGTAGTCAATTTGTTCAAACTTGAGTTTCCTGATGCTAAATCCGATCTCAAACCTTGGAAGAATGATCCACAAACCAGAGAATTAGTTGATCCAGATTCTATAGATATCGGTTTTCATTTTCCGGGAATCAGTAAATCTTGGCAAAGTCGCAGCGTTTTAATTCAAATCCGCTTCTATGATGACCCCATTAATTATTCTCGTCGTGCTATTGGTGTAGAAGTAGTCGCTTTTAATCATCGCGGTGAAGCATGGCGATTGTCTACAGTAGAAGACTGGAGTTTTGCTGGTTTGTCTGTTCCTTCGCCGGAAGTTAGAGATAAATTAAGACAAATTTGTCGGCAGATTTTAGATGTTTTTAATCAACAGAGTGATATCTAATTTTGTTAAATTATCTCACTATTTTGTTGTTGTTTTTAACAGCTTAAATAAATAGCTTTTAACCATATGTAAAATTAGTGCCGGACTCGGTAGAAAAATAATGCCCAACTGTTGCATTAATCCTAGCGCATCGCCCTGTCCCCAATGCTCTACAATTTGACCATCCTTGACACGATCTATATGCATGATTGATAGTTTTATTTGCTTATCTGTTGCCGGAATACCTTGAAATTCACCAAGATGTGTAGCAGTGAATGTCCCGTAAGTGACAACTTTATCACCTTCAATAATTAAGTCTTCAAATGTGTGTTGACCATTAGTGAAAGCTAAATAAAATTCCATGCCAAACTTTTTAAAACCATCTCTATCAAGGGGTTCAGGTACACCAGTCATATGAGCAATAAAATTCGGGGCGAGAAGTGTTAATGCTTGGTCAATATTTCGATGATCAAAAGCTTGATAAAATTGCAGCACGATCGCTTTATTTTCTACATTAGACATAAGACGATTATTCTTGAACCAAGATTGAATTTATTGATTATCTACCTGACAGTTACCATCAGCACAATATGCAGATTGATAGGTACTGGAGCGCTTGCCAAAAAGAGTATAGCGATTATCCCGAATTTGAGCATAAAATCTGTCCCCTACCCATTTCATCCCTGGTAAGGCGCGATAAGCATCTATAAATATACTGCCAACTGGTAATAATCTCCCAATTTCTTCAGCTGCATCGCTACCTTGCCAACGTTTTTCAGGTGCTTGACCATCAATCAAAATCATTCCCTGTTGACAATCTTCGGGTGTAATTCCCCATTGTCTCAGCATCTTTTCATCTTGCATAGGTGTGTAGCGAAACAATTTTCCTTGATCTAAGGTTTCTAATAATTGCACTAAGGTAACGCAAAGATGACAATTTCCGTCGTAGATTACGTAGTAGTTCATGAATAATCTGTTATGTTGTTTTTTTTTGAAGCTGCAATAGTAGATTTTTGAACACCAAGGTGCGCGGAGGTTTTTTAAATATAATTCGTTATGTGTTGAAATAATTGGGAGTTACATAATTATTTATCCAGACTTTAGACTGTTGACTGTTGACTCTTGAGCTTTGTTACACTCAATTGCAGTTATTGAGGAAACAAGCATGAGATATAAATTATTGGGCAAAAGTGGGTTGAGAGTTTCGGAACTCTGCTTAGGAACGATGACTTTTGGTGAGGATTGGGGCTGGGGTGCGTCGAAGGATGAAAGCAGCAAAGTTTTTGACTTGTTTGTGGAAGCTGGAGGTAATTTTATTGACACTGCTAATGGATACACTGATGGTAGCAGTGAAAAAATTGTTGGTGAGTTGATCGCCCAGGAGCGGGAACGCTATGTCTTGGCGACTAAATATTCTTTTCCTCTGCGGATGAATGATGGTAAGGGCGACCCGAATGCTAGCGGGAACCATCGCAAGAACTTGATCCAGTCTTTGGAAGGTAGTCTCAAAAGGCTGAATACGGACTATATTGATTTGTTTTGGTTACACGCTTGGGACTTCACTACACCTGTGGAAGAGGTGATGCGATCGCTTGATGATGTCGTTCGCCAAGGAAAAGTTTTATACATTGGCATTTCTGATACACCAGCTTGGATTATTGCCCAAGCCAATACTATCGCCCAATTTCAAGGTTGGACGCAGTTTGTCGCTCTGCAAATAGAGTATAGTTTGATTCAGCGGACACCAGAACGTGATTTGTTGCCTTTAGCGAAAGCCTTTGATTTAGCGGTGACACCGTGGTCGCCTTTGGGTGGTGGTGTCCTCACAGGTAAGTATAATCAGCCACTGCGGGAAGGGGAGGAAGCAGGACGACTGGCTAATGGAAGTATGGGAAGTATTTCCGAGCAGAATTTAAAGATCGCTGAGGTTGTCAGTCAAGTAGCCGCAGAGATAGGGCGCACACCCTCACAAGTAGCTCTGGCTTGGTTGCGTGCTCAAAGCGGCGTGATGATCCCGATTATTGGCGCTCGCAAAGCCAGCCAATTTCAAGATAATTTAGCCAGTCTGGATGTCACCTTGTCACCAGAACACCTGGAACGCTTGAATACAATTAGCCAAATTGAGCTAGGTTTTCCCCATGATTTCTTACAAAATGACACGATCCGCGATCGCCTTTTCGGTGGCACATTCAGTAATCTAGACAACCACCGCAGCTAAACTTACACCCAAAAACAACCAAAATATAGCACATTTAGCCATTTATAGCATCTGTCGTGGGATTTCTTGAACAAATTAACCCTATCTACCGTCAGAGAGTTTCCCACGGCATACTACTCACGTTACTATCTATAGAGTTGTTTGCTACAGGCATTAGGCAGAATCATGAGCGATAAAGCACTTTCATCTCGTCTTTACCCCACTCGGATCGACATTCCCGCCGAAGCGCGAGTGCAAATCGTCACACTTCTTAACCAAACTTTAGCAGCTACTTTGGATTTGAAAACCCAAGC is a genomic window of Fortiea contorta PCC 7126 containing:
- a CDS encoding alpha/beta fold hydrolase; translation: MSLTEHKIKVDSLEWFYRQSSPAGQTDLLPVLLLHGIVSQSYSWRHILPALANQGTRAIAPDWIGYGFSATPEKRDFAYTPDAFITALEAFIQAIEIERFSLVVQGFLGSVGLQYALRHPEKIANLVILNTPVSPEAKLPWKIKQMGLPLAGEMMTQDPLLVDRTLEGGSRFRIEDRDLDVYRKPFLKSSAPGRALLATIRNLQLEPAMSEIASGFKEWQKPILVQWGMIDPWLSIDIAQNFVNSAHNAELIKLNNVGHYPQEHYHEAILADLLPFVRCTKSEN
- a CDS encoding NAD(P)/FAD-dependent oxidoreductase, translated to MNVVIIGCGVIGAAIAYELSLVKGINITVFDCQPPAQASTGAALGVLVGVVSQKIQGKAWRWRETSIQRYETLIPELEAITKQKIPYNRQGILSLCSEEENFAKWQSLQSIRHSQGWELEIWDNDKLKSICPQVDNPKIIGAVYSPQDRQLNPTALTLALVAAAQHHGVTFKFGVTVLKPAPKTDDEPTKCDAVETTAGKITADWFIVAAGLGSTPLTAEFKQMIDIRPVLGQALQVRLGHVLGNPNFQPAITGNDVHIVPVGGGDYWLGATVEFPNDGNEILPNDQLLVSVRQQAIAFCPELAQANIVRTWSGLRPRPEGRPAPIIEKLPGFNNVLLATGHYRNGVLLAPATAYAIREMITSSSLQS
- the psbQ gene encoding photosystem II protein PsbQ → MARQRSVFSLILVILATFLISCGGPSVAVAPPTYTAAQLEKIQEYAPDIQAVRDRSQELQKWIDKQDWINVENFIHGPITEAKLNFTYITPNLLPKVQPTARQITRDLSKHLIKIDQAARTRNTQLALSNYEAAFADIDKFIELLPKTS
- a CDS encoding ester cyclase; translated protein: MSNVENKAIVLQFYQAFDHRNIDQALTLLAPNFIAHMTGVPEPLDRDGFKKFGMEFYLAFTNGQHTFEDLIIEGDKVVTYGTFTATHLGEFQGIPATDKQIKLSIMHIDRVKDGQIVEHWGQGDALGLMQQLGIIFLPSPALILHMVKSYLFKLLKTTTK
- a CDS encoding thiol-disulfide oxidoreductase DCC family protein, which gives rise to MNYYVIYDGNCHLCVTLVQLLETLDQGKLFRYTPMQDEKMLRQWGITPEDCQQGMILIDGQAPEKRWQGSDAAEEIGRLLPVGSIFIDAYRALPGMKWVGDRFYAQIRDNRYTLFGKRSSTYQSAYCADGNCQVDNQ
- a CDS encoding aldo/keto reductase, with the translated sequence MRYKLLGKSGLRVSELCLGTMTFGEDWGWGASKDESSKVFDLFVEAGGNFIDTANGYTDGSSEKIVGELIAQERERYVLATKYSFPLRMNDGKGDPNASGNHRKNLIQSLEGSLKRLNTDYIDLFWLHAWDFTTPVEEVMRSLDDVVRQGKVLYIGISDTPAWIIAQANTIAQFQGWTQFVALQIEYSLIQRTPERDLLPLAKAFDLAVTPWSPLGGGVLTGKYNQPLREGEEAGRLANGSMGSISEQNLKIAEVVSQVAAEIGRTPSQVALAWLRAQSGVMIPIIGARKASQFQDNLASLDVTLSPEHLERLNTISQIELGFPHDFLQNDTIRDRLFGGTFSNLDNHRS